A genomic segment from Gammaproteobacteria bacterium encodes:
- a CDS encoding DUF1272 domain-containing protein: MKGSCERCGCTLEPAGKALICSHECTFCCSCGDHMGHECPNCGGELVLRPRRTDEGVASG; encoded by the coding sequence ATGAAAGGCAGCTGTGAGCGCTGTGGCTGCACTCTGGAGCCTGCTGGCAAGGCGCTGATCTGCAGTCACGAGTGTACATTCTGCTGTAGCTGCGGCGATCATATGGGGCACGAGTGCCCGAACTGCGGCGGCGAACTGGTGCTGCGACCCAGACGAACAGACGAGGGTGTTGCCAGCGGCTGA